A single genomic interval of Oryza sativa Japonica Group chromosome 7, ASM3414082v1 harbors:
- the LOC4342583 gene encoding histone H1, giving the protein MATEEVVPEVPVTEVEAAAAEEAVEETTAAEEKAAKPAKEKKKAGRPPKEKKEAKPAKEKKVKEAKAKKPRVAAAHPPYAEMIMEAIVALKERTGSSSQAIGKHIHANHGANLPPNFRKLLSGNLKKLTAAGKLAKVKNSFKLSSTRPAAPAAADAKPKAAPATKPKVKTTKAAKPAAKAKAPATTKAAKPATKTKIKVAAAPAAKPKASPKAKAKTATSPVKPRGRPAKSAKTSAKDSPAKKAAPVAAKKKAAATKKKASVAAAPAARKGAARKSMK; this is encoded by the exons ATGGCGACTGAGGAGGTTGTCCCTGAGGTTCCGGTGACCGAGGTGGAGGctgccgcggcggaggaggccgtcgaggagacgacggcggcggaggagaaggccGCCAAGccggcgaaggagaagaagaaggccgGCAGGCCGccgaaggagaagaaggaggccaagccggcgaaggagaagaaggtgaAGGAGGCCAAGGCCAAGAagccccgcgtcgccgccgcccacccgcCGTACGCCGAG ATGATCATGGAGGCGATCGTGGCGCTGAAGGAGAGGACTGGATCGAGCTCCCAGGCCATCGGCAAGCACATCCATGCCAACCATGGCGCCAACCTGCCGCCCAACTTCCGCAAGCTCCTCTCCGGCAACCTCAAGAagctcaccgccgccggcaagcTGGCCAAGGTCAAGAACTCCTTCAAGCTCTCCTCCACCCGCCctgccgctccggccgccgccgacgccaagcCCAAGGCCGCCCCCGCCACGAAGCCCAAGGTCAAGACCACCAAGGCCGCGAAGCCGGCTGCCAAGGCGAAGGCTCCTGCTACCACCAAGGCCGCGAAGCCGGCGACCAAGACCAAGATcaaggtcgccgccgcgccggcggcgaagcccAAGGCGTCTCCCAAGGCGAAGGCCAAGACCGCCACCTCGCCGGTGAAGCCCCGCGGCCGCCCTGCCAAGTCCGCCAAGACCTCTGCCAAGGACTCGCCTGCCAAgaaggcggcgccggtggctgccaagaagaaggcggcggcgaccaagaAGAAGGCGTCGGTGGCTGCGGCGCCGGCTGCTCGCAAGGGTGCGGCGAGGAAGAGCATGAAGTAG